A genome region from Pseudodesulfovibrio alkaliphilus includes the following:
- the hmcE gene encoding sulfate respiration complex protein HmcE, whose translation MYELLTGPALWLAFSVAVIGLVVRTVFYIQGLNWRLDRVAYTAHPAAAAKGAVRSILAFLIPFANHSWRAKPGFTVMFFTFHIGLLGVPLFLEGHAVILMERFGIAWPTMSMATADFLTIATLVAALGIAVRRMLLPEVRIVTDARDWFVLVVSIAPFITGLMVVQGVGDYDFWLLAHIISGLAWIALLPFTKLFHVVGFFWSRAQLGMDFGIKRGGMKYKSFDW comes from the coding sequence ATGTACGAATTGTTAACGGGCCCCGCCCTGTGGCTGGCGTTTTCCGTCGCCGTCATCGGGCTTGTCGTCCGCACCGTGTTCTATATCCAGGGGTTGAACTGGAGGCTGGACCGCGTGGCCTACACCGCGCATCCGGCCGCTGCGGCCAAAGGCGCCGTCCGCTCGATCCTGGCGTTCCTGATTCCCTTTGCCAACCATAGCTGGCGGGCGAAGCCTGGCTTTACGGTCATGTTCTTCACCTTCCATATCGGGCTTCTGGGCGTCCCTCTCTTCCTTGAGGGCCACGCCGTCATCCTCATGGAGCGCTTCGGCATCGCCTGGCCCACCATGTCCATGGCCACTGCCGACTTCCTGACCATCGCCACCCTGGTGGCCGCCCTTGGCATCGCCGTGCGCCGCATGTTGCTGCCCGAGGTGCGTATCGTCACCGATGCCAGGGACTGGTTCGTTCTGGTGGTTTCCATTGCCCCCTTCATCACCGGCCTGATGGTCGTGCAGGGCGTGGGCGACTACGACTTCTGGCTGCTGGCCCACATCATCAGCGGCCTGGCCTGGATCGCGCTTTTGCCTTTCACCAAGCTGTTCCATGTCGTCGGCTTCTTCTGGTCCCGCGCCCAGCTGGGCATGGACTTCGGCATCAAGCGCGGCGGCATGAAGTACAAGAGCTTCGACTGGTAA
- the hslV gene encoding ATP-dependent protease subunit HslV, whose product MELRGTTIIAVRDEHGTAVAGDGQVTMGQSVAMKHTARKVRRIYKDKVIIGFAGATADAFTLSERFEGKLESFSGNLLRAAVELAKDWRTDKYLRRLEAMLLAADGEHILIISGTGDVIEPDDGLAAIGSGGAYALAAGRALRRNTALTATEIARKSMEIAAEICVFTNDKIVLETQEKPVD is encoded by the coding sequence ATGGAACTCAGAGGCACGACCATCATCGCGGTCAGGGACGAGCACGGCACGGCCGTGGCCGGAGACGGCCAGGTCACGATGGGTCAGTCCGTGGCCATGAAGCACACCGCCCGCAAGGTGCGCCGTATCTACAAGGATAAGGTCATCATCGGCTTTGCCGGGGCCACGGCAGATGCCTTTACCCTGTCAGAACGCTTTGAAGGCAAGCTTGAGAGCTTTTCGGGCAATCTGCTCCGGGCTGCCGTGGAACTGGCCAAGGACTGGCGCACCGACAAGTACCTGCGCCGACTCGAAGCCATGCTCCTGGCCGCCGACGGCGAGCACATCCTGATCATCTCCGGTACCGGCGATGTCATTGAGCCCGACGACGGGCTGGCCGCCATCGGCTCGGGCGGTGCCTACGCCCTGGCCGCCGGCCGCGCCCTGAGGCGGAACACCGCCCTGACCGCCACGGAGATCGCCCGCAAATCCATGGAGATCGCCGCGGAAATCTGCGTCTTCACCAATGACAAGATCGTCCTGGAAACCCAGGAGAAACCAGTTGACTGA
- a CDS encoding acetate--CoA ligase family protein, with amino-acid sequence MIAKENLHAFFHPETVAVIGASASPGKIGHTVMTNMLGAGFRGKLFPVNPKGGVIEGLVAVRNIADLPRGLDLAVIAVPRDHVLGSIEALGAIGTKSVIVITAGFKEVGKEGYHFEQEIKALCEAHSMAMLGPNCLGMMNPAHGVNASFAAGQPRAGSIAFFSQSGALCVAILDWALGENIGFSKFISLGNKAVLDEAHMLGYLADDRDTKVILGYIENVEHGEEFLRQARAVCRTKPVIMIKAGTTTAGAKAASSHTGAIAGSDQAYAAAFLQSGVIRVADVASLFNLAQAFSTQPLPRGPNLAVVTNSGGPGILTADIADRSRLTVAELSQRTIERLQAFLPSYAAFYNPVDIVGDADARRYRKTLDVVADDPLVHSLLVLLTPTASVEIEKTAEAVIHTARKCGKPVFACFMGKTRVARARAMLMEAGIPCYAFPEAAVRSIESMYEYYLWKHRPEPVYAEYSSDRELALEVIRRHEERREPEIVEFQAQEVLRAYGLPTPKTVLARSSDEAVAAAEEMGYPVALKIASPHISHKSDVGGVVLGLGDAGEVMRSFREIAARAQRMRPDAYIAGCLVQEMAPPGVKEVIIGFKRDEQFGPMLMFGLGGIFVEIMKDISFRLAPLSRQDAFEIVREIRSYMLLRGLRGDPPVNTAALEEIILIMAQLASDFPQVWEAEFNPVLINHERALVADVRLTLLLKESRG; translated from the coding sequence TTGATCGCCAAGGAAAATCTGCACGCCTTCTTTCACCCCGAGACCGTGGCCGTCATCGGCGCATCCGCGTCGCCCGGCAAGATCGGGCACACTGTCATGACCAACATGCTCGGTGCCGGTTTCCGCGGCAAGCTCTTTCCGGTCAATCCCAAGGGGGGCGTCATCGAGGGCCTTGTCGCTGTGCGCAACATTGCGGACCTGCCTCGCGGGCTCGATCTGGCGGTGATCGCCGTGCCCCGCGACCATGTGCTTGGGTCCATCGAGGCCCTGGGAGCAATAGGGACCAAGTCGGTCATCGTCATCACCGCCGGGTTCAAGGAGGTGGGCAAGGAGGGCTACCACTTCGAGCAGGAGATCAAGGCCCTGTGCGAGGCGCATTCCATGGCCATGCTCGGACCAAACTGTCTGGGGATGATGAATCCGGCCCACGGGGTCAACGCCTCCTTTGCGGCGGGTCAGCCCCGAGCGGGGTCCATCGCTTTTTTCTCGCAGTCGGGCGCCTTGTGCGTGGCCATTCTCGATTGGGCCTTGGGCGAGAACATCGGGTTTTCCAAATTCATCAGCCTGGGCAACAAGGCGGTGCTGGACGAGGCGCACATGCTCGGCTACCTCGCCGACGACAGGGACACCAAGGTCATTCTCGGCTACATTGAGAACGTGGAGCACGGCGAGGAGTTTCTCCGTCAGGCCCGTGCCGTGTGCCGCACAAAGCCGGTGATCATGATAAAGGCGGGCACCACCACGGCGGGTGCCAAGGCCGCTTCGTCGCATACCGGGGCCATTGCCGGGTCGGATCAGGCCTACGCGGCCGCCTTTCTCCAGTCCGGTGTGATCCGGGTGGCCGACGTGGCCTCGCTCTTCAACCTGGCCCAGGCCTTTTCCACCCAGCCGCTGCCCAGGGGGCCGAATCTGGCGGTGGTCACAAACTCCGGCGGACCAGGCATCCTCACGGCCGACATCGCTGACCGCTCGCGCCTGACTGTGGCCGAGCTGTCACAGCGCACCATCGAGCGGCTCCAGGCCTTCCTGCCCAGCTACGCCGCCTTCTACAACCCGGTGGATATTGTGGGCGATGCGGACGCCAGGCGCTATCGCAAAACCCTGGATGTGGTGGCCGACGATCCCCTGGTCCACTCGCTGCTCGTCCTGCTTACGCCCACGGCCTCCGTGGAGATTGAGAAGACCGCGGAGGCGGTCATCCACACGGCTCGCAAGTGCGGCAAGCCCGTGTTCGCCTGCTTCATGGGCAAGACGCGCGTGGCCCGCGCCCGCGCCATGCTCATGGAGGCCGGGATACCCTGCTACGCTTTTCCCGAGGCCGCGGTCCGCTCCATTGAGAGCATGTATGAATACTATTTGTGGAAGCACAGGCCCGAGCCGGTTTACGCGGAATATTCCAGCGACCGGGAGCTGGCTCTGGAGGTGATCCGCCGGCACGAGGAGCGTCGAGAGCCGGAGATCGTGGAGTTTCAAGCCCAGGAGGTGCTGCGGGCCTATGGTCTGCCCACTCCGAAAACCGTACTGGCCCGCTCCAGCGACGAGGCCGTGGCCGCAGCCGAGGAGATGGGCTACCCCGTGGCCCTCAAGATCGCCTCGCCGCACATCTCGCACAAGTCGGATGTGGGTGGGGTGGTGCTCGGCCTGGGCGATGCGGGCGAGGTCATGCGGAGCTTCCGTGAGATTGCGGCCAGGGCGCAACGCATGCGGCCCGATGCCTACATCGCTGGCTGTCTGGTGCAGGAAATGGCCCCGCCCGGAGTCAAGGAAGTGATCATCGGCTTCAAGCGCGACGAGCAGTTCGGGCCGATGCTCATGTTCGGCCTTGGCGGGATTTTCGTGGAAATCATGAAGGACATTTCCTTCCGGCTGGCCCCGCTTTCGCGCCAGGACGCCTTCGAGATCGTGCGCGAGATCAGATCCTACATGCTCCTTCGCGGCCTTCGCGGCGATCCGCCGGTCAACACTGCCGCCCTGGAGGAAATCATCCTGATCATGGCCCAGTTGGCCAGTGATTTTCCCCAGGTATGGGAGGCGGAGTTCAATCCCGTGCTCATCAATCACGAACGCGCCCTGGTGGCCGACGTGCGCCTGACCCTGCTGCTCAAGGAGAGCCGGGGCTAG
- the hmcC gene encoding sulfate respiration complex protein HmcC: MTTEAVSKKTLFTPFNVITGMILILGAFLTVWRFGWGIGAVTNLDHNNPWGIWIGFDLLCGVALAAGGYVTSSAVYLFGMKKHHAAVRPAILTAFLGYLFVVIALQYDLGRPWRLAYPFVVQSGTTSMLFEVGLCVALYLTVLFLEYSPAALEWLGYKRLRNMIHRCTIALTIFGVILSTLHQSSLGALYLIAPSKLHPLWYSTYLPTFFFVSSAAAGMSMVLFEGWVSHKAFHNKMSKDYLSQHDDLYYAFAKGASWVLLGYVFIKVIGVAVDDNWHLLATGWGQWFLFELLGFALLPSLLYAIGVREKNLKLIRWTALLTVLGIVLNRLNVSLIAYNYHLPSEMRYFPSWQEIGVTLFVCTMLVVTFKFIVTRMPIFYEHPEYKDEH, encoded by the coding sequence ATGACCACCGAAGCCGTCTCCAAGAAAACACTGTTCACCCCGTTCAACGTCATCACCGGCATGATCCTGATCCTGGGCGCCTTCCTTACGGTCTGGCGTTTCGGCTGGGGCATTGGCGCTGTGACCAATCTCGACCACAACAACCCCTGGGGCATCTGGATCGGGTTCGATCTGCTCTGCGGTGTGGCCCTGGCCGCTGGTGGCTACGTCACCTCGTCCGCGGTCTACCTCTTCGGCATGAAGAAGCACCACGCCGCCGTGCGTCCGGCCATCCTGACCGCATTCCTCGGCTATCTCTTCGTTGTCATCGCCCTGCAGTACGACCTGGGCCGCCCCTGGCGTCTGGCCTATCCCTTTGTGGTCCAGTCCGGCACCACCTCCATGCTCTTTGAGGTGGGCCTGTGCGTGGCCCTGTATCTGACGGTCCTGTTCCTCGAGTATTCGCCCGCCGCCCTGGAGTGGCTGGGCTACAAGCGGCTGCGGAACATGATCCACCGCTGCACCATCGCGCTGACCATCTTTGGCGTGATCCTCTCCACCTTGCACCAGTCCTCGCTGGGCGCACTCTATCTCATCGCGCCGAGCAAGCTGCATCCGTTGTGGTACTCGACCTATCTGCCGACCTTCTTCTTCGTGTCGTCGGCTGCGGCGGGCATGTCCATGGTCCTGTTCGAGGGCTGGGTCTCCCACAAGGCGTTCCACAACAAGATGAGCAAGGACTACCTGAGCCAGCACGACGACCTGTACTACGCCTTTGCCAAGGGCGCATCCTGGGTTCTGCTCGGCTATGTCTTCATCAAGGTCATCGGCGTGGCGGTTGACGACAACTGGCATCTGCTCGCCACGGGCTGGGGCCAGTGGTTCCTCTTCGAGCTGCTCGGCTTCGCGCTCCTGCCCTCGCTGCTCTACGCCATCGGCGTGCGCGAGAAGAACCTCAAGCTCATTCGCTGGACCGCGCTGCTGACCGTTTTGGGCATTGTCCTCAACAGGCTCAATGTTTCGCTCATCGCTTACAACTACCACCTGCCTTCCGAGATGCGCTACTTCCCGAGCTGGCAGGAAATCGGTGTCACCCTGTTCGTGTGCACCATGCTCGTCGTAACCTTCAAGTTCATCGTTACCCGGATGCCCATCTTCTACGAGCATCCCGAGTACAAGGATGAGCACTAG
- the hmcF gene encoding sulfate respiration complex iron-sulfur protein HmcF — protein MPEGKLCNRKPINTEEYLQMVLGDTGGKQYYKEMEELDVDVEKLQASLKATLKSRIRTWLEMCAHCGLCADACFLYDVNDRDPKQVPAYKIQSTLGEIVKKNGNVTNEFMRHCMDVAWSQCTCCNRCGHYCPHGIDMGVMFSYLRGLLYSQGFVPWELKIGAGMHRVYRAQMNVTTEDWVETCEWMAEESEEEWPGLTIPIDVEDADIMYTLNAREAKHYPEDIAEAAILFHLTGENWTMPSEGWEQTSLSMFAGDWEACTMQVQTVYDAIERLRPKRVVGTECGHAHRASVIEGPYWVGRPDGLPPRPYIHYVEWVAEVLRTGRLKIDPAKKLKKPVTLQDSCNYVRNHGLANITREIMSYIVEPEYFHEMSPNREHNYCCGGGGGFNGIGKYRPQRNVALEKKRDQILATGAELVIAPCHNCWDAIRDLEEEFEIGIKWSFLKPLLIEMAVVPDHLKPQEDEDE, from the coding sequence ATGCCAGAAGGAAAGCTGTGTAACAGAAAGCCGATCAACACCGAGGAATACCTCCAGATGGTGCTCGGCGATACCGGCGGCAAGCAATATTACAAGGAAATGGAAGAGCTCGACGTGGATGTCGAGAAGCTCCAGGCGTCGCTCAAGGCCACCCTCAAATCCCGGATCAGGACCTGGCTTGAGATGTGTGCCCATTGCGGCCTGTGCGCCGACGCCTGCTTCCTGTACGATGTCAACGACCGCGACCCCAAACAGGTTCCGGCCTACAAGATCCAGTCCACCCTGGGCGAGATCGTCAAGAAGAACGGTAACGTCACCAACGAGTTCATGCGCCACTGCATGGACGTGGCATGGTCCCAGTGCACCTGTTGCAACCGCTGTGGACATTATTGCCCCCACGGCATCGACATGGGCGTCATGTTCAGTTATCTGCGCGGGCTGCTCTATTCGCAGGGATTCGTGCCCTGGGAGCTGAAAATCGGCGCCGGGATGCACCGGGTCTACCGCGCCCAGATGAACGTCACCACCGAGGACTGGGTCGAGACCTGCGAGTGGATGGCCGAGGAGTCCGAGGAGGAGTGGCCGGGCCTGACCATCCCCATCGATGTCGAGGATGCGGACATCATGTACACCCTCAACGCCCGCGAGGCCAAGCACTACCCCGAGGACATTGCCGAGGCGGCCATCCTCTTCCACCTGACCGGCGAGAACTGGACCATGCCCAGCGAAGGCTGGGAGCAGACCTCGCTCTCCATGTTCGCCGGAGATTGGGAGGCCTGCACCATGCAGGTGCAGACCGTCTACGACGCCATTGAGCGGCTGCGCCCCAAGCGGGTGGTGGGCACCGAATGCGGCCATGCACACCGCGCATCGGTCATCGAAGGCCCCTATTGGGTCGGCCGTCCCGACGGCCTGCCGCCCCGGCCCTACATCCACTACGTGGAGTGGGTGGCCGAGGTGCTGCGCACCGGCCGACTCAAGATCGACCCGGCAAAGAAGCTCAAGAAGCCCGTCACTCTGCAGGATTCCTGCAACTACGTGCGCAACCACGGTCTGGCCAACATCACCCGCGAGATCATGTCCTACATCGTGGAGCCCGAGTACTTCCACGAGATGAGCCCCAACCGCGAGCACAACTACTGCTGCGGCGGCGGCGGCGGATTCAACGGCATAGGCAAGTACCGCCCGCAACGCAACGTGGCCCTGGAAAAGAAGCGCGATCAGATCCTGGCCACTGGCGCGGAACTGGTCATCGCTCCCTGTCACAACTGCTGGGATGCCATCCGCGACCTTGAAGAGGAATTCGAGATCGGCATCAAGTGGTCCTTCCTCAAGCCGCTGCTGATCGAGATGGCCGTTGTGCCAGATCATCTTAAGCCTCAGGAAGACGAGGACGAATAA
- the hmcB gene encoding sulfate respiration complex iron-sulfur protein HmcB gives MKRRNFLGLMGAAGVSAAFATKAQAAGNVHFKGYPGSKGVLFDAVRCIGCRKCEEGCNAVNNQPAPEKPFDDLTVLDTWRRTQNEAFTVVNKYQPGGGASVFNKIQCMHCLEPSCASACFVAAFKKQPSGAVTYDESVCVGCRYCMVACPFEIPTFTYNDPITPKVLKCDLCEANIQAGRLTIPGCVSKCPKEALVYGERKELIKIAHSRIAAAPDSYVDHIYGEHEMGGTSWLYLSGAPFSQIGMREDLGVKSGPELTSGALSVVAMVPALWPLLLAGLYGVTKRTDKINKKEKAEAVAEAVAATQEKAQAELKAAMERASADKEATVKREVAKALEEAAKAAEVAEQGEKEEEGA, from the coding sequence ATGAAACGAAGAAACTTCCTCGGCCTGATGGGAGCGGCGGGTGTTTCCGCCGCGTTCGCCACCAAGGCTCAAGCCGCTGGAAACGTACACTTTAAAGGATATCCAGGGAGCAAGGGCGTACTCTTCGACGCGGTCCGCTGCATCGGCTGCCGCAAGTGCGAGGAGGGCTGCAACGCGGTCAACAACCAGCCCGCCCCGGAAAAGCCCTTTGACGATCTGACGGTGCTCGACACCTGGCGGCGCACGCAGAACGAGGCGTTCACGGTGGTCAACAAGTACCAGCCCGGAGGCGGTGCCTCCGTGTTCAACAAGATCCAGTGCATGCATTGCCTGGAGCCTTCCTGCGCCTCGGCCTGTTTTGTGGCCGCTTTCAAGAAACAGCCCTCCGGCGCCGTGACCTACGACGAATCGGTCTGTGTCGGCTGCCGCTACTGCATGGTGGCCTGTCCCTTCGAGATACCCACCTTTACCTACAACGATCCCATCACCCCCAAGGTGCTCAAGTGCGACCTGTGCGAGGCCAATATCCAGGCGGGCAGGCTGACCATCCCCGGATGCGTGTCCAAGTGCCCCAAGGAGGCCCTGGTCTACGGCGAGCGCAAGGAGCTGATCAAGATCGCCCATAGCCGCATCGCGGCCGCGCCCGACAGCTATGTGGACCACATCTACGGCGAGCACGAGATGGGCGGCACCAGCTGGCTCTATCTTTCGGGTGCGCCGTTCTCGCAGATCGGCATGCGCGAGGATCTGGGCGTCAAGTCCGGCCCTGAGCTGACCAGCGGCGCCCTGTCGGTGGTGGCCATGGTTCCGGCCCTCTGGCCCCTGCTCCTGGCGGGCCTTTACGGCGTGACCAAGCGCACCGACAAGATCAACAAGAAGGAAAAAGCCGAGGCCGTGGCCGAGGCAGTTGCCGCCACGCAGGAAAAGGCCCAGGCCGAACTCAAGGCCGCCATGGAGCGCGCTTCGGCGGACAAGGAAGCCACGGTCAAGCGTGAAGTCGCCAAGGCGCTCGAGGAGGCCGCCAAGGCCGCCGAGGTCGCCGAGCAGGGCGAAAAGGAAGAGGAGGGCGCATAA
- the hmcA gene encoding sulfate respiration complex hexadecaheme cytochrome HmcA, whose product MEKGRRLLFWAGILFVFAATSIVFLEARGLDAQANAGAVARVDGVYIDTLASYGKLELPVVTFYHDQHTDALAKQGKDCASCHKKDADGKLSTKFMRLEDGDADELKLIYHNQCIGCHQEMSRAGQQTGPLDGQCRSCHVDRSAETAWQPVAMDLSLHARHVIATGGDEKCGTCHHRYDEAQKKTVEVKGKEESCRNCHQEKPFHDETGLLVSSYAQASHSSCVSCHQDFTAQKKDSGPVSCAGCHSTEAQAKYKVLADIPRLKRGQPDAALLVTMDGDKPKVSMGPVAFNHEKHETAVGDCRSCHVGEGTMDGKFFELAGDMHLRSNMQGCIGCHSAMQQEKPVCAGCHDLMPVNKAPSQTSCVKCHDDSLKDLYADGAIPAKEAAAARAAGAIAARDLTVATIADEEIPEIVIIGSLSDTYEPSKLPHRKIVKRLIQDMQGDTMAGHFHGQDVLMCQGCHHNSPASKTPPKCASCHTAPFDPATPGRPGLMAAYHGQCMGCHTSMQLEKPTNTGCGDADGCHKVK is encoded by the coding sequence ATGGAGAAAGGAAGAAGACTGCTTTTTTGGGCTGGAATCCTCTTCGTGTTCGCAGCGACATCGATCGTCTTTCTTGAGGCCCGTGGGCTGGATGCGCAGGCGAATGCCGGCGCGGTGGCACGGGTCGACGGAGTGTACATCGACACGCTGGCGAGCTACGGAAAGCTCGAACTGCCCGTGGTGACCTTCTATCATGACCAGCACACCGACGCCCTGGCCAAGCAGGGCAAGGACTGTGCAAGCTGTCACAAGAAGGACGCCGATGGAAAACTGTCCACCAAGTTCATGCGTCTTGAGGACGGGGACGCCGACGAACTCAAGCTGATCTACCACAATCAATGTATCGGCTGCCACCAGGAGATGTCGCGGGCTGGCCAGCAGACCGGACCCCTGGACGGCCAGTGTCGTTCCTGCCATGTGGACAGGAGCGCCGAGACCGCCTGGCAGCCTGTTGCCATGGATCTTTCCCTTCATGCCCGCCATGTCATCGCCACGGGCGGCGACGAAAAGTGCGGAACCTGCCACCATCGTTACGACGAGGCGCAGAAGAAGACCGTGGAGGTCAAGGGCAAGGAGGAAAGCTGCCGCAATTGCCACCAGGAGAAGCCCTTCCACGATGAGACGGGCCTGCTGGTCTCCTCTTACGCCCAGGCCTCGCACTCGTCCTGCGTCTCCTGCCATCAGGACTTCACGGCGCAGAAGAAGGACAGCGGCCCTGTTTCCTGCGCGGGCTGCCATTCCACCGAGGCCCAGGCCAAGTACAAGGTGCTCGCCGACATCCCCCGGCTCAAACGCGGCCAGCCAGACGCCGCCCTGCTGGTGACCATGGACGGAGACAAGCCCAAGGTCAGCATGGGGCCGGTGGCCTTCAACCACGAAAAGCACGAAACCGCCGTGGGCGACTGCCGCTCCTGCCATGTGGGCGAAGGGACCATGGACGGCAAGTTCTTCGAGCTGGCAGGCGATATGCACCTGCGCTCCAACATGCAGGGCTGTATCGGCTGCCACAGCGCCATGCAGCAGGAGAAGCCGGTCTGCGCGGGCTGCCATGATCTGATGCCCGTCAACAAGGCCCCCTCGCAAACCTCCTGCGTCAAATGCCATGACGACTCCCTCAAGGATCTCTACGCCGATGGCGCGATTCCGGCCAAGGAAGCCGCAGCGGCACGGGCCGCCGGGGCCATTGCCGCCCGCGACCTGACCGTGGCCACCATCGCCGACGAGGAGATCCCAGAGATCGTGATCATCGGTTCCCTCTCCGACACCTACGAGCCCAGCAAGTTGCCGCACCGCAAGATCGTCAAGCGACTGATCCAGGACATGCAGGGTGACACCATGGCGGGCCACTTCCATGGGCAGGATGTGCTCATGTGCCAGGGCTGCCATCACAACAGCCCGGCCTCCAAGACCCCGCCCAAGTGCGCCAGCTGCCACACCGCGCCCTTTGACCCGGCCACGCCGGGCCGACCGGGCCTCATGGCCGCCTACCACGGCCAGTGCATGGGCTGCCACACCTCCATGCAGCTTGAGAAGCCCACCAATACGGGCTGCGGCGATGCGGACGGTTGTCACAAGGTGAAGTAA
- a CDS encoding MBL fold metallo-hydrolase → MRIVITYICHNSFVLDAPGRSYLFDYPADTHLPPGAPDAVRRAVAGRDLTVFISHGHEDHLSGNLDAITAGAASVRTVLSDDVPELRPEAVPTRGKVFVVEADERYAFEGMEVHTLASNDMGVAFLVEEQGLRFYYGGDLAEWIWPGVSAREAEFTRSYFRAAMERVGEFRPHVVFSNADPRLANKSGGETACRMTGARVFVPMHTFGDTASLAGFESDPGGPQVFSYERSGDRAEFEV, encoded by the coding sequence ATGCGTATTGTCATCACCTATATTTGTCATAATAGCTTTGTGCTCGACGCGCCGGGGCGGTCCTATCTCTTCGACTATCCGGCCGACACCCATCTGCCGCCAGGGGCACCCGATGCGGTTCGACGGGCCGTGGCCGGGCGCGACCTGACCGTGTTCATCTCCCATGGCCACGAGGACCACCTAAGCGGAAATCTTGATGCGATTACCGCTGGAGCGGCCTCGGTGCGGACAGTGCTTTCGGACGATGTGCCCGAGCTGCGGCCCGAGGCTGTGCCGACGCGGGGCAAGGTGTTCGTGGTCGAGGCGGACGAGAGGTACGCCTTTGAGGGCATGGAGGTGCACACTCTGGCCAGCAACGACATGGGGGTGGCCTTTCTTGTGGAGGAGCAGGGGCTGCGATTCTACTACGGCGGCGATCTTGCGGAGTGGATATGGCCCGGTGTGTCGGCGCGGGAGGCGGAGTTCACGCGGAGTTACTTTCGTGCGGCCATGGAGCGGGTGGGAGAGTTCCGGCCGCATGTGGTCTTTTCCAACGCTGATCCGAGGCTGGCCAACAAGTCCGGCGGCGAGACCGCCTGCAGGATGACGGGTGCGCGGGTCTTTGTCCCCATGCACACCTTTGGCGACACCGCGTCGCTGGCCGGTTTCGAGTCCGATCCGGGAGGGCCGCAGGTCTTTAGCTACGAGCGTTCCGGCGACAGGGCGGAGTTCGAGGTCTGA
- a CDS encoding 2-hydroxymuconate tautomerase family protein, whose protein sequence is MPHVNIRITREGATAEQKQRLIKGVTDLLAEVLGKNPATTLVIIDEVETDNWGIGGRSVTELRKK, encoded by the coding sequence ATGCCCCACGTCAACATACGCATCACCAGGGAAGGCGCCACCGCCGAGCAGAAACAGCGGCTGATCAAGGGCGTGACGGACCTGCTGGCCGAGGTGCTGGGCAAGAATCCGGCCACCACCCTGGTCATCATCGACGAAGTGGAGACCGACAACTGGGGAATCGGCGGCCGGTCCGTCACCGAGTTGCGAAAAAAGTGA
- the hmcD gene encoding sulfate respiration complex protein HmcD yields the protein MEHAFYTLQDFLLYTKGWAYILMGASLVVFLAYWKFLFSRDKD from the coding sequence ATGGAACATGCATTCTACACCCTTCAGGATTTCCTGCTCTATACCAAGGGGTGGGCATATATCCTCATGGGAGCGTCCCTTGTGGTTTTCCTGGCCTACTGGAAGTTCCTCTTCAGCAGGGACAAAGATTAA
- a CDS encoding macro domain-containing protein, with protein sequence MRRWKSGPGHLVIHQGDITTLAVECVVNAANSRLAGGGGVDGAIHRAAGIQKLQHACQSIIAGIGRLETGQAVITPGFDLPAPFIIHTVGPIWRGGGQGEPELLRQCHGNSLALARQHGLERIAFPAISCGAYGYPVDLAAPVALDALRQGLDAGLAAEVHLVLHDAAALAVWTAHAERIL encoded by the coding sequence ATGCGACGCTGGAAATCCGGCCCCGGCCATCTTGTCATCCATCAGGGAGACATCACCACCCTTGCGGTGGAGTGCGTCGTCAATGCTGCCAATTCCCGGCTGGCAGGTGGCGGCGGCGTGGACGGGGCCATCCACCGTGCCGCCGGTATCCAGAAACTTCAGCACGCCTGTCAGTCCATCATCGCCGGGATAGGGCGGCTTGAAACCGGGCAGGCGGTGATCACTCCGGGATTCGATCTCCCGGCCCCCTTCATCATCCACACCGTCGGCCCGATCTGGCGCGGCGGCGGGCAGGGCGAGCCGGAACTGCTGCGCCAGTGCCATGGCAACAGTCTGGCCCTGGCCCGGCAACACGGCCTTGAGCGCATCGCCTTCCCTGCCATTTCCTGCGGGGCCTACGGGTATCCCGTGGATTTGGCCGCGCCCGTGGCCCTTGACGCCCTCAGGCAGGGGCTTGACGCCGGGCTGGCCGCCGAGGTCCATCTGGTGTTGCACGACGCCGCCGCCCTTGCCGTCTGGACCGCCCACGCCGAGCGCATCCTGTAA